The genomic segment GCACTTCCGTTTTGTGCAAATCTGCACCTCAGCCAAACGTGAGCGACTCACCATGGTTTGGGAGAGGTTCTGGACAAACTCCTGCAGGGTGGAGCTTTTCAGGATTTTGAAGACCGTGTACTTTACTTTCTCTTCATCGTACATATCATTGCCCTGATGTCCACAGAACTGGTCCTCTGTCACCATCTAGATGTAGaagataaataaacatataGAATAATAACgatggaacaaaaaaagaaaaaaaggctgaattttaagtattttacacataaataagCCCAGAAGAATAACCTCATCTGAGTACTGGCTAGGTCTGCATGTGATCTAATGTCGACACAGAACTGAGAAAAGgctattttataatatttccaAGAATATTTTGATTTCTCcgattcatttatttacattctagatctgtcacgataacaaattttgctggatggtAAATAATCACAGTAGTTAGTTTGATAAAgataatgttgctgttttgagTCTACTTTCAAGTAATGTTGATAAAGGCATAATAATGTCTTCTCAAAGACCAACACACTTTAACtttgtaaagaacatttaacagtGGAGCTgagtgatattttaaatatccaaaataaaaaacacaacaaccaataatgataaatcaaataaaaaccacacgCCTCTGAAAGCACAATTAAAATGGTTTATGATGTCTAAACAAAGTTGCCCTTCAAAGTAGAAATTATTGCactgattttaatttgtcatgcgTTTGATTAATTACAAAAGCCTATTTgcaagtaaatattaaaaaaacaatgcttttaaacaattatttgcttttatttgttctgctttttattcatttgtactttcattcaaaaacaaaaatctgattttacatCCAGGGGCAGAAAAATAATAGCAGTAAAACCAACCAGATTTAGTTCTTTTcctaagtaaaatatttaaaccaagTTGTCCATCAAAGTAGAAGTGGGTTAAATAACTACACAAACTCATGCGAggcaaaaaaaagtcaacaaataaacacaaaatatattagTTTGGGCTGGGAGAGCACCCCAAAGTATTAAACTAAAACCCTGCATGGACCTGAAGAACAAAATTTCACAAGTTCCAGCCTCAAGTCAgattgaaaatggaaaatttgtcACCGAAACGCTACAAAACCAACCAAAATAATCACTCAAGTTGCTTCTACTTAATGAGTGGTAAACAAACATGAAAGCACTTTTAATTACAGCCACATTCATCTAAACACATATACACCGATGCACAGGTCAAGTAccaagctggaatcgaacccacaaccttgaTTGTCCCAGAAAGATCAATGATTTCAAGCTACAGAGATATAAGTAAAACGCTGCTTTATTCCACACATCTTGTTTATGATGACATCcacattttcttcacttctaACCATTAAACCTCCTCAACGTTTGGCATCCAGCAGGCTGAGTGTATTACTGCCAGGCACAGAGTGAACTAAGGACAATATTCCAAATGGTCGTTTGAAATATTAACACTGCAGAGGCTAAGATTGAATTAGAAATGGTCGCGCAGCCCCAACAAAGACTGGGGGAGTTGCTACATACTGCATAAAAACGCCTCGGTGGTTTCCTACCTGAACCTGCATGTACAGGTGCGCCTCTTGGCGTTCCTTCCTCTTCTGTGCTTCCACccttttctcctcctgcagACGCTCCACCAGCTGCTGGGGGATGTCCCCGTCAGTCATCGGCTGGAGAACCTCAcctgagtttaaaaaaaaataataataagaagaagaaattacATCCATCAACCAAACTCACACGAGGCTTTCGACTTGATTTTCCCCCCAGAAGGGTTTCACTCACTGAGCTTGGATTCACGGATGTAGACCAGCATGTAGGCGTTAGTGCAGTGGCGGACCGACAGGTCGTCGTCGTGCCCACCGTAGTTGTGTTCTATGGCCTCCTCCTTGGTGCACCGCGACACTACGTCGTCGTCGAACTTACACCACTGCAGCGGAAAATTAAGCGATAGGTGGAGGGGGGGGAGGGGTCAGGTCAGGAAGTGACCTTTCACGCCTCTATGTGCAGGTTTTTGTATCCATACCCCTtcaactgtttcacattttgtcactttacaaataaattctATGCTTTACTGGGATTCTGCGTCACAGACCAACACAAGGGACGGCGTTATAGAAGTGCACAGATCACACTTTTCTGGCCAACCACAGTTTCCATTATCCATTATCATGGCATTAAATAATCTGatgttttatgcttttgaaATATGGCTGGTAGTGGTGTTTTGAGTTGAATAGCCAACAGCAGCGGTAGAAACACGTGGTACCTGCAGGCTTCAGCAAATCAAAGTTAAGACTTTGAAGCTTATTCCACTTGAGTTTGGATCAAATTTATggttgtatatatatatatatatataaaatatcgGAAGTGATTAAGGGGGTCCTGCTGACTCATAAGagttggcaacagaagtgagccagtgGAAAAACTGACATCACCCAGCCAACTACTGATACATTATAACAGACAGAACAAAGCTATCCAGCAAGCGACAGAATCTTAGCAGCTAGGGTTAGGGCTAGGCTTGAATCACAGAAAACAACGATGCATGCGACTGAAACTTttgactgacaaaaaaaaaaaaaaaagtcaagcaagaaagaaagaaagaaaaaaaaaaaaaactacatgcaAGCTTAAACAGCCCTGgcatgacaaaatttaagatcTGTGATTTGTGTATTGCCAGCTAACATGTATTTagatgaatttaagacattttacgTTTTAGGTGGATATGTTTAAGACTTTTCAAGGATACGCGGACACCTCGAAGCAAATACCACGAGGGAACGCTCCTAAAGCGGCACGAACACTGATATTGAGTTAAGGAGTCAGTCTGACAAGCTGTCGTTAACCAACAAGTGCGCTCTTTTATGTTTCAAGTACAACGTGTACAGACTAACGTCTTTTAACGATTTAGACTCAtttaatttgcataaattttttggggggaaaaaagaaatccataaaatgttGAGTATTTTCCATCTGTTGCAGAATGATTTAAATTAATAGATCATTTTTGACCAAAATTCTTCTCAGTTCTATATTGGCCACAGTAGAAAATCTGGGatataatgaaatgaaattactGATAAAAGCTGTAAATAAGGAATAAACTACACATCTTTAAACATGCTGAAAACCGTAAATTGAGAGCCAGGAGTCTCTGATTTGAATTCCTGTCAAAGCAGTGCAGGTGCAATCCCGTGTCCTGGTCTGTTTGCGCTACAACAAGGAGCATGAATGCGTTTGTAATTGTTTTGTCTCATAATGCTTTGATTTTAACATCACAAAATAGACATTATATGTGGAACAGATCTAAAGCTTTACATGTAGCATAAACAAATCCCCACACCCACAGAATTTTTGGTGcaaaagtgcataaaaaaattGGTCCTCACAATTGGTTCCTTGACACTCACTTTGCCGTCTCCTTTGGGATTAAGATAGACGACGTAGTGACCGCCGTGGTTGTCCCCGCTGTGCACCAACACGGCGTGTAGAATATAGTTTGCGGGGTCCTTGGAGTCGGGCTTCTGCAGGAATTCGTCCAGAGGTAACTGGTCGGGAAACTCGAATCTGCGACGATAGGAGGAATCACAGTAGGAAACGATGAACGGGTTAACATCAGCGCGCATgtcaaagaagaaacaaaagcattGATGTTCAGGGAGGAAAGCAGGTGACGCGGGAAAACGTCACGACGATCTTCAGCATTCTCAATTGGGTTTATTCCTTTCGCTTCCATCTTTCAACTACAGATGACTCTGACAAGAAAAAATCTGAGCGGAGTCCATTCCTGCCATCGCAGGGCGAAGGTGGGGTCAGGCTGtgcttttctctctgttcaCACTTCTCTGGAAATAAGCGGCACCCTTTGACCTATGGTAATATGGAGCAGACGCTCTAAAATTACACCCTGGCATCAGCCACCGGCACATTGTGAGGCCGGAAATGATCCACTTTGAggagggcttttttttttttgtgaagcgATGCTCAAGTAAACCCAGCAGAAAATACACGGGAGacggaaaaagaaagaaaaaaaaaaagaaagaataagaCATGCTTTACCTGTCATTAATCTTGATATTTTGGTCAGTCTGTGGGTCATACATGAACCTCATCAGCTGCAGGTGAAGGATTGGAGGGAAAGTAAGGAACTTCACACCCTTTTCTGCctcctgcaaaacaaaattacatgttGAGGCCTTTGCATGGAAGATTTACTGATGGATTTTGTTAAGGTGTTGGTTTACAAGTGATACaggagacaaacaaaaacagaaaaatccaaaattcacatttttccaaTACCACACAGCCACaaagtagaaaacatttataaagtgAGCGGAAACTGATCAATGGTGTTTGAAacttaaaactttcattttgtcaaGAGTACTTCATGGaaatggaagatattttaagtatcaaaactaaaatataataaccagaaacaaaaaacaaaaacaaaaaaaaactaaaaccaaccATAAAAACCACTTGCAACCAAGactataaataaatcaatgacgatgtctttgtaaacaaaattgacCTTCAAAAAACATTATCaccatcagaatggaaattatccagctcattttaatttatcatgtttttAGTTGATTAATTGCTCATTGCAACAGGCTATGCTTCAGATCCAACTTATGGTAGGAAGAGCTCTGGTCCAGATAATCCAGAAAAGTTGGTTTTTCCATCTAAACAACAACCTGAACATGTCATCCCCAACATGAAAACaggtggtggtggcagcatcttGCTATGAGGATACATTTTTGCACTAGAGGATAAGAAACCTGGTCTGAGCTGATGGGAAAAGGGAGAGCAATAAATAGCCAGTAGCTGTAGGGGGGGAGAACAAATCAGAGTGGGTGtaaaactccagtccttgagggctggTTTCCTGCAAACTTTCAGATGCATCTCTAGTCCAAAACATGCCAGCATGCAATAAAGTTCTTCAGAGCCCTGCTAATGAACTACTTATTTGATTTAGTGTGTTGAAGCAATGAAGCGTCTAAAAGCTGGAATCTGATACCCGTGTTACAGCCTGGAGCAGAGATTCACCGCCTTAAAGATACAACTACACCTgatgaaatgaaattatttagataaaagcatattcatgtggtagaatggcttagtcaaagcccagacctaaaGCACCTGGAAGTCAGGCAAGATTTGAAATTAATGCTCATAATCTTACATAGACAAATAGCAATTGTTCCACTCCTAAATCATTTTACTTCTACTTTATAAGTGCATCCTTCAGGAAATCCCAGTGCaagacattaaagtttgttgttgtacatctaaaatgtgtgtgtgggggggaatATGATTTTCTGCATATTGCAAAAAGGTGTGAATAGCAGCCATGAGCCAAAACTAGAAGCCTTACTTGAAGACCGTGCTCTCCTGCGTCGTACTTGTTGTCTCCGTCCAGCTGTTCAGTCGCAACATAATCTTTAAATGACTCGAATACTAGGAACAAGATAAAattaggagggaaaaaaaacatctattaaTTTCTCGGTTTCCTTTCACATTACTATCaattttagtgaaaaaaagtttaacaaaaaaaaatatatatatatatataaaactaaaaaaacagacTTATGTAAATCCTaacaaatagaaattaaaagaaaagttaacTGTCTTGTTACTTAACTgttcttctttccttttatgCTAAGCTGGATGTCGTAGTAGTCCTCTATCCGCTCAGACCGGTAGTCCACATGCTTACACTGGATATACGACTGAGGAAAGAACACAAACGGGTCAGAACGCGTTCTGCGGGACGGGTAAAAAAAGAATCGTTCTCACAGGATCATGCCGTGATTTAACGCACTTCGATTTTTAAACCTACACTGTCCAAAGATCCATTTCAAACCGCGCTAGTGTGCTTCGTGTcggtttgttttcaaaattatacatgtttggagcaaaacctgaaacagaCAACAAGAGAAACTTGGGACAAACTTACCACCATCTTTCCTCTGAACAGCTTGGGGATGGTTCCCTCAACACAAGTGCCTTTCATCTTGTTCTCCACGTTGTCCAGCAGCTGGAACACATACGGCACGACGCGTCTCAGGAAATATTCAGCAAACGTCCAGGGATACTTTTAAGACCAACGAGAAAACTTACAACTCTGCACAGCTCCTGTACATCGTGCTGCATGAAGCTATCCAGTGTTTCCCACCTGTGCATTAAAAATAcccatttttaatgcaaatagaTTAGTTAGACATGAAATCCAAGCATTTTAGATTTCACTCAAGAAAGGTCAAATCTACAAACatgaaatgcttgtttttttttgtctatatatgtaaaaaaaaaaaaaaaaaaaaaaaaaaaacacacaaacaaaaatctaccCAAAAGACTTTGTGAGTTTCTTGGTGCCGACTGGTTTGTCGCTGTGTTGCAGTTCATAGAAAACCCTCTGCAGCGCCAGGGGAACGCTCTTAGAGGAGTCGTCGCCTTCCGTGGGCATCATGTACACCGCCTACGAAATTAACAAGTTTTAGACAGCAATACTTTAAGGACAGTGGTTGTTCCGCAATGAGATAAAACATTCTAATCACAACAATTTCATGCGGTTAAAAGAATATGGCTCGAATCTGAGAAATACTTTTGAGTGATCAAAACAAGCGAATGTGGATTCTGGTTGAcgtgtttgtgtaaaaacaatGAAGAGATTCCAGGAAAAAGCCGTACCCGCCGTAACTGGTTAGTGAAGAACAGTGTCTGTAGCAGGCTATTCATGTAACAAGTTGCTCCCTGGTTCTTTAGTCCAACATAGCCTGTGTGTTTCTTGGAGTCCCAGCTGGTTTAATcaggcaaaaacaaataaagaaataaaagatttataaTCAGAGTTTCAGTTCAAAAAGATGAAAGTAAAGCCCAGCTGAGGGATAAATCGACTTACGCGACTCCGTGTGGAGCGTCTGCCTGGACGTAGACTTCAAACGTGACTTTGTCGTCATCAATAAAGCCTCGCTCCGGATCCGTTACATCCTGCGATATAAAAAACAAGAGGATGTAAATTCAAACGACGAACTAAATTGAAACTGAGCAAACATGCATCACCCGGCAGCTAACAGGGAAACAAGCAGCTGAACATTTCATTTCCGCGTGCTGCCTGTGTAGACGCTGCGAGTCATGAAAGCAAACATCACATCGTCTGTTACACTCCCGTGTTGGAAAATAATGGGAAATGGTGAGAAAAATTTTGTATTGAAACGTCAACCTTTCCGAACTGTTAGCTCTCGTTGGGTTTGCGTACTTACACTCCAAGACATGAAGTTAGAGAAGCCCCAATCGTTTTCCTTGTGGAAGAATAGGTGACTGATCCTGCGGCTGAACGACTTCTCGTCATCTTTGTAGTTAATGATTTTTAGCATGGCCTGAGCATGGCAAGACCACGACCTGGAACGGAAACGGCAGGGTTACTTcccaaacactgaaacacaacCTTAAAAGAGAGAatctatgtattttttgttttattgtagtgCGATTATAAAGAGGAGACGAGAATGTCCCTGCACTTTTCCTCCACTTATAAGTGATTAACGGATTTtgtgaagaacaaagaaaaatcttgttCCAACAACAAAATTGGACCTTTGTGTTAatgtgtactttaaaaaaaataagaatctaCGTGTAGATCATGTACATTAGTTATTGGAGGAATTTAATCTTAAAGTAACAATATTGACTAAAATCTGACAGCCCCCAATCACCACCAATCACacataatacaaaaacaaatctagagagagagagagagagagagagaggatggaCCCAAAGTCACATACGTGGAGTCTGACTCTGCGTTGCACTGCAGGAAGAAGCCGACGCTTTTCTGGTGAGGCCGGTCGGGGTAGAACCGAGGCATCACCATTATCTTCCAGGGCAGGTTCCGGACGAAGCAGGCCGGGCTGAGAACGGACTCACTAAGGCGACTGAAGCGCTCCACGACGAACCGGAAGGTCGCCTCCGATCTCCAACTGGTGTCTGCGAGGAGACGACGGGCAAGAGaggacaaaatataaaaactgcagcagctctaACTGACCCGAGACTGAAACAGTGAGGGAGGAGAAAGTTGAGTCCAAATGCATTTTATCACGTTCACTCTATAAACTAACTGGT from the Gambusia affinis linkage group LG19, SWU_Gaff_1.0, whole genome shotgun sequence genome contains:
- the usp7 gene encoding ubiquitin carboxyl-terminal hydrolase 7 isoform X7; this encodes MADGHNNTEEDMEDDTSWRSEATFRFVVERFSRLSESVLSPACFVRNLPWKIMVMPRFYPDRPHQKSVGFFLQCNAESDSTSWSCHAQAMLKIINYKDDEKSFSRRISHLFFHKENDWGFSNFMSWSDVTDPERGFIDDDKVTFEVYVQADAPHGVAWDSKKHTGYVGLKNQGATCYMNSLLQTLFFTNQLRRAVYMMPTEGDDSSKSVPLALQRVFYELQHSDKPVGTKKLTKSFGWETLDSFMQHDVQELCRVLLDNVENKMKGTCVEGTIPKLFRGKMVSYIQCKHVDYRSERIEDYYDIQLSIKGKKNIFESFKDYVATEQLDGDNKYDAGEHGLQEAEKGVKFLTFPPILHLQLMRFMYDPQTDQNIKINDRFEFPDQLPLDEFLQKPDSKDPANYILHAVLVHSGDNHGGHYVVYLNPKGDGKVSVKEPIWCKFDDDVVSRCTKEEAIEHNYGGHDDDLSVRHCTNAYMLVYIRESKLSEVLQPMTDGDIPQQLVERLQEEKRVEAQKRKERQEAHLYMQVQMVTEDQFCGHQGNDMYDEEKVKYTVFKILKSSTLQEFVQNLSQTMGFPQDQMRLWPMQARSNGTKRPAMLDYEADCNKSMIDLSDNENPWTIFLETVDPELAASGATLPKFDKDHDVMLFLKMYDPKTRSLNYCGHIYTPISCKIRDLLPVMCDRAGFQQETSLILYEEVKPNLTERIQDYDVSLDKALDELMDGDIIVFQKDDPENDSSELPTAKDYFRDLYHRVDVIFCDKTIHNDPGFVVTLSNRMNYFQVAKTVAQRLNTDPMLLQFFKSQGYRDGPGNPLRHNYDGTLRDLLQFFKPRQPKKLYYQQLKMKITDFENRRSFKCIWLNSQFREEEITLYPDKHGCVRDLLEECKKAVELSENGSEKLRLLEIVSYKIIGVHQEDELLECLSPAASRTFRIEEIPLDQVDLDKDTEMLIPVAHFHKEVFGTFGIPFLLKIRQGEPFREVMRRIQTMLDIQEKEFEKFKFAIVMMGRHQYITEDEYEVNLKDFEPQPGNMSHPRPWLGLDHFNKAPKRGRYTYLEKAIKIHN
- the usp7 gene encoding ubiquitin carboxyl-terminal hydrolase 7 isoform X6, which produces MNHHHTQQQQQKAGEQQLSEPEDMEMEAGETDDPPRIPANPVINGNVAMADGHNNTEEDMEDDTSWRSEATFRFVVERFSRLSESVLSPACFVRNLPWKIMVMPRFYPDRPHQKSVGFFLQCNAESDSTSWSCHAQAMLKIINYKDDEKSFSRRISHLFFHKENDWGFSNFMSWSDVTDPERGFIDDDKVTFEVYVQADAPHGVAWDSKKHTGYVGLKNQGATCYMNSLLQTLFFTNQLRRAVYMMPTEGDDSSKSVPLALQRVFYELQHSDKPVGTKKLTKSFGWETLDSFMQHDVQELCRVLLDNVENKMKGTCVEGTIPKLFRGKMVSYIQCKHVDYRSERIEDYYDIQLSIKGKKNIFESFKDYVATEQLDGDNKYDAGEHGLQEAEKGVKFLTFPPILHLQLMRFMYDPQTDQNIKINDRFEFPDQLPLDEFLQKPDSKDPANYILHAVLVHSGDNHGGHYVVYLNPKGDGKWCKFDDDVVSRCTKEEAIEHNYGGHDDDLSVRHCTNAYMLVYIRESKLSEVLQPMTDGDIPQQLVERLQEEKRVEAQKRKERQEAHLYMQVQMVTEDQFCGHQGNDMYDEEKVKYTVFKILKSSTLQEFVQNLSQTMGFPQDQMRLWPMQARSNGTKRPAMLDYEADCNKSMIDLSDNENPWTIFLETVDPELAASGATLPKFDKDHDVMLFLKMYDPKTRSLNYCGHIYTPISCKIRDLLPVMCDRAGFQQETSLILYEEVKPNLTERIQDYDVSLDKALDELMDGDIIVFQKDDPENDSSELPTAKDYFRDLYHRVDVIFCDKTIHNDPGFVVTLSNRMNYFQVAKTVAQRLNTDPMLLQFFKSQGDGPGNPLRHNYDGTLRDLLQFFKPRQPKKLYYQQLKMKITDFENRRSFKCIWLNSQFREEEITLYPDKHGCVRDLLEECKKAVELSENGSEKLRLLEIVSYKIIGVHQEDELLECLSPAASRTFRIEEIPLDQVDLDKDTEMLIPVAHFHKEVFGTFGIPFLLKIRQGEPFREVMRRIQTMLDIQEKEFEKFKFAIVMMGRHQYITEDEYEVNLKDFEPQPGNMSHPRPWLGLDHFNKAPKRGRYTYLEKAIKIHN
- the usp7 gene encoding ubiquitin carboxyl-terminal hydrolase 7 isoform X4 → MNHHHTQQQQQKAGEQQLSEPEDMEMEAGETDDPPRIPANPVINGNVAMADGHNNTEEDMEDDTSWRSEATFRFVVERFSRLSESVLSPACFVRNLPWKIMVMPRFYPDRPHQKSVGFFLQCNAESDSTSWSCHAQAMLKIINYKDDEKSFSRRISHLFFHKENDWGFSNFMSWSDVTDPERGFIDDDKVTFEVYVQADAPHGVAWDSKKHTGYVGLKNQGATCYMNSLLQTLFFTNQLRRAVYMMPTEGDDSSKSVPLALQRVFYELQHSDKPVGTKKLTKSFGWETLDSFMQHDVQELCRVLLDNVENKMKGTCVEGTIPKLFRGKMVSYIQCKHVDYRSERIEDYYDIQLSIKGKKNIFESFKDYVATEQLDGDNKYDAGEHGLQEAEKGVKFLTFPPILHLQLMRFMYDPQTDQNIKINDRFEFPDQLPLDEFLQKPDSKDPANYILHAVLVHSGDNHGGHYVVYLNPKGDGKVSVKEPIWCKFDDDVVSRCTKEEAIEHNYGGHDDDLSVRHCTNAYMLVYIRESKLSEVLQPMTDGDIPQQLVERLQEEKRVEAQKRKERQEAHLYMQVQMVTEDQFCGHQGNDMYDEEKVKYTVFKILKSSTLQEFVQNLSQTMGFPQDQMRLWPMQARSNGTKRPAMLDYEADCNKSMIDLSDNENPWTIFLETVDPELAASGATLPKFDKDHDVMLFLKMYDPKTRSLNYCGHIYTPISCKIRDLLPVMCDRAGFQQETSLILYEEVKPNLTERIQDYDVSLDKALDELMDGDIIVFQKDDPENDSSELPTAKDYFRDLYHRVDVIFCDKTIHNDPGFVVTLSNRMNYFQVAKTVAQRLNTDPMLLQFFKSQGYRDGPGNPLRHNYDGTLRDLLQFFKPRQPKKLYYQQLKMKITDFENRRSFKCIWLNSQFREEEITLYPDKHGCVRDLLEECKKAVELSENGSEKLRLLEIVSYKIIGVHQEDELLECLSPAASRTFRIEEIPLDQVDLDKDTEMLIPVAHFHKEVFGTFGIPFLLKIRQGEPFREVMRRIQTMLDIQEKEFEKFKFAIVMMGRHQYITEDEYEVNLKDFEPQPGNMSHPRPWLGLDHFNKAPKRGRYTYLEKAIKIHN
- the usp7 gene encoding ubiquitin carboxyl-terminal hydrolase 7 isoform X5, which translates into the protein MNHHHTQQQQQKAGEQQLSEPEDMEMEAGETDDPPRIPANPVINGNVAMADGHNNTEEDMEDDTSWRSEATFRFVVERFSRLSESVLSPACFVRNLPWKIMVMPRFYPDRPHQKSVGFFLQCNAESDSTSWSCHAQAMLKIINYKDDEKSFSRRISHLFFHKENDWGFSNFMSWSDVTDPERGFIDDDKVTFEVYVQADAPHGVAWDSKKHTGYVGLKNQGATCYMNSLLQTLFFTNQLRRAVYMMPTEGDDSSKSVPLALQRVFYELQHSDKPVGTKKLTKSFGWETLDSFMQHDVQELCRVLLDNVENKMKGTCVEGTIPKLFRGKMVSYIQCKHVDYRSERIEDYYDIQLSIKGKKNIFESFKDYVATEQLDGDNKYDAGEHGLQEAEKGVKFLTFPPILHLQLMRFMYDPQTDQNIKINDRFEFPDQLPLDEFLQKPDSKDPANYILHAVLVHSGDNHGGHYVVYLNPKGDGKVSVKEPIWCKFDDDVVSRCTKEEAIEHNYGGHDDDLSVRHCTNAYMLVYIRESKLSEVLQPMTDGDIPQQLVERLQEEKRVEAQKRKERQEAHLYMQVQMVTEDQFCGHQGNDMYDEEKVKYTVFKILKSSTLQEFVQNLSQTMGFPQDQMRLWPMQARSNGTKRPAMLDYEADCNKSMIDLSDNENPWTIFLETVDPELAASGATLPKFDKDHDVMLFLKMYDPKTRSLNYCGHIYTPISCKIRDLLPVMCDRAGFQQETSLILYEEVKPNLTERIQDYDVSLDKALDELMDGDIIVFQKDDPENDSSELPTAKDYFRDLYHRVDVIFCDKTIHNDPGFVVTLSNRMNYFQVAKTVAQRLNTDPMLLQFFKSQGDGPGNPLRHNYDGTLRDLLQFFKPRQPKKLYYQQLKMKITDFENRRSFKCIWLNSQFREEEITLYPDKHGCVRDLLEECKKAVELSENGSEKLRLLEIVSYKIIGVHQEDELLECLSPAASRTFRIEEIPLDQVDLDKDTEMLIPVAHFHKEVFGTFGIPFLLKIRQGEPFREVMRRIQTMLDIQEKEFEKFKFAIVMMGRHQYITEDEYEVNLKDFEPQPGNMSHPRPWLGLDHFNKAPKRGRYTYLEKAIKIHN